TGTAGTTTTTAGCTTCCTCTGATCCTATAAAAATGTCTAAACATGGACAACCAATGCAAATTGaaaccaccatcaccaccaccacataTAACAATTAATTAAATAAGCATGAAATCAGTTGCTGCTACATGTGTTCTTATGATTTTAGTGACCTCAGTAACTAGTTCTGAGGCTACAATTTCATCATGCAGTGATGTGATTAAGAACCTAAAGCCTTGTGTGAGTTACTTGGTGAGTGGAAGTGGTAAACCACCAGGACCATGTTGCTCTGGCGTTAAAGCTCTTGCAGCTGCCGCAGCAACCTCTGCTGATAAGAAAACTGCATGCAACTGCATCAAATCCACTTCCAAGAGTCTCAACATTAATTCACAACTGGCTCAGGCTCTCCCTGGAAACTGTGGAGTATCACTTCCCATCACTGTTTCCCCCAATGCTGACTGCTCCAAGTAATGAAAATATCACTTATTAAtcgtttttttttaataaatattttaaatattttatttacaagGTATAGATAATTTAAAttatagattttaaaatttatattattaaatcATGTATCTCAATATATATAAAACTTCTAGCAAATGGTTACAAAGAGGGCGCTGTTTATTACTTTATTGTATACCTGTACggcttaaaaaaaatttttatatttaacacAGTNNNNNNNNNNNNNNNNNNNNNNNNNATAGGTGTGAGGCTCGTGCCAGTTAATCTCATACCATTTAATGATAGAGAATATGAAGTCAATGTACAAGGAAGAATGAAAACTCCATTTTGTTCTTTTCATATTTTATAaatcacttcttttttttttcttagtcaATCTTCAACTTAGATTCTTAGACTATGCTTCTTTAACTTTTGGATTTTAATGTTTTCTCCCTTATGTTGTTGCTGCATCTTTTGCAGGGTTGGTTGAAAGTTGAAAATTGGAATTGGAGGGTGATGCAGGGAATGCTGAACATTATTCTGCtacttatatataattaaaatggCGTATTTTGAAATAAACTGGAATCTACCTATGTGGATTTCTTTATTATTATGTTGGTATTCTCATTATGTTTCATGTTAATGTCGTAATTTCCATTTTCTTGCTccaattattaatattattattgttagtcAATGTTATGATATTAACCACTAAACTTTGTTAATAAGATGTTAAgttcttttatttaataattagGATAACGAAAAATTTTGGGCCagcaatttttaataattttggctAGTATTAATCGGCACAAACATTAAATTATCTTCAATAAATAAATTTGTTTGATTTATGTGTACAAACTTTAATAAATATTGGTGCAAATTATGTTAATTTATACATTTAAATTTTAGTAAATATAGATACAAATTATGTATTTTATGTGCAgttatgctacacatacaagtctttttatcttacaagtcttacaagttgagCCA
The DNA window shown above is from Arachis ipaensis cultivar K30076 chromosome B08, Araip1.1, whole genome shotgun sequence and carries:
- the LOC107611819 gene encoding non-specific lipid-transfer protein 8 — its product is MKSVAATCVLMILVTSVTSSEATISSCSDVIKNLKPCVSYLVSGSGKPPGPCCSGVKALAAAAATSADKKTACNCIKSTSKSLNINSQLAQALPGNCGVSLPITVSPNADCSKVG